Proteins encoded within one genomic window of Parolsenella massiliensis:
- a CDS encoding valine--tRNA ligase: MPKTYDPASTEPELINEWIDAGCYQRSKGVGDCTVVIPPPNVTGVLHMGHAMDDTIQDSIIRYNRMRGRSTRWIVGTDHAGIATQTKVDKKLKSEGISRLEIGREKFVDACWDWRREYGGTIIKQIRRMGCSVDFDNERFTMDPEYAHAVRKVFCDWYHDGLIYRGKRIVNWCPNCTTAISDDEAEYKDEKGHLWHLRYPLTEPVNGQDYIVVATTRPETMLGDTGVAVSPSDPEKAAFVGKTVMLPIVNREIPIFSDYHVDKDFGSGFVKVTPAHDPNDYAMGQAHDLPQINIFDEHAVVVDGYGEFSGMNRDECREAVVKWFDEHGLLDHVDELDHSVMHCYRCDSALEPWLSEQWFVAVDKLKQPALEAVTSGQIKFHPARWTDTYTTWMENLKDWCISRQLWWGHRIPVFYCEDCGWEDACMDDVHECPHCHGHHVHQDENVLDTWFSSQLWTFATQGWPEHPEQMEGHHPTKALVTARDIIALWVARMIMSSLYFTKEIPFHDVVIYATILAKDGSRMSKSKGNGVNPMDLIAKYGADAMRFNLLTLITNNQDVKFDANIDKKTKELIDSPRTEQAKSFVTKIWNASRFVLMNMDGYTPGPAKAATPEDAWMLSRLAKMVKDSTSRLEGYELGDYARELQSFFWGEVCDWYIELCKGRLLDGEGEERLQVQRNLVYVLDASLRMLHPVMPFVTERVWDAMPASELDVNTEGGYDAHDGRFLMMASWPEPDALAAFIDDEAESTFDIARRLVAGVRSARARYKLSPKTELEVVVSADADAVAKLTSQAEFVKSVGRVSELTVAEGAEKPAASVTLVESDFEAFVVMGDLVDFAAEGKKLEKDLAKAEKELAGVERTLANEGFLAKATPEVIASKRDRAAELTATVERLRAQLADLA; the protein is encoded by the coding sequence ATGCCCAAGACCTACGACCCGGCTTCCACCGAGCCCGAGCTCATCAACGAGTGGATCGATGCCGGCTGCTACCAGCGCAGCAAGGGCGTTGGCGACTGCACCGTCGTCATTCCCCCGCCCAACGTCACGGGCGTGCTGCATATGGGCCACGCCATGGACGACACCATCCAGGACAGCATCATCCGCTACAACCGCATGCGCGGCCGCTCCACGCGCTGGATCGTGGGCACGGACCACGCCGGCATCGCCACCCAGACCAAGGTCGACAAGAAGCTCAAGAGCGAGGGCATCTCTCGCCTCGAGATCGGTCGTGAGAAGTTCGTCGACGCGTGCTGGGACTGGAGGCGCGAGTACGGCGGGACCATCATCAAGCAGATCCGCCGCATGGGCTGCTCGGTCGACTTCGACAACGAGCGCTTCACGATGGACCCCGAGTACGCCCACGCCGTGCGCAAGGTCTTCTGCGACTGGTACCACGACGGCCTCATCTACCGAGGCAAGCGCATCGTGAACTGGTGCCCCAACTGCACCACGGCCATCTCCGACGACGAGGCCGAGTACAAGGACGAGAAGGGCCACCTGTGGCACCTTCGCTACCCGCTCACCGAGCCGGTGAATGGCCAGGACTACATCGTCGTCGCCACGACGCGCCCCGAGACGATGCTCGGCGACACGGGCGTGGCCGTGAGCCCGTCCGACCCCGAGAAGGCGGCGTTCGTGGGCAAGACGGTCATGCTGCCCATCGTGAACCGCGAGATTCCCATCTTCTCCGACTACCACGTCGACAAGGACTTCGGCTCTGGCTTCGTGAAGGTCACGCCCGCGCACGACCCCAACGACTACGCCATGGGCCAGGCCCACGACCTGCCGCAGATCAACATCTTTGACGAGCACGCCGTGGTGGTCGACGGCTATGGCGAGTTCTCCGGCATGAACCGCGACGAGTGCCGTGAGGCCGTCGTCAAGTGGTTCGACGAGCACGGCCTTCTCGACCACGTCGACGAGCTCGACCACTCCGTCATGCACTGCTACCGCTGCGACTCGGCGCTCGAGCCGTGGCTGTCCGAGCAGTGGTTCGTGGCCGTCGACAAGCTCAAGCAGCCGGCGCTCGAGGCCGTGACCTCGGGCCAGATTAAGTTCCACCCGGCTCGCTGGACTGACACCTACACCACCTGGATGGAGAACCTCAAGGACTGGTGCATCTCGCGCCAGCTGTGGTGGGGCCACCGCATCCCGGTGTTCTACTGCGAGGACTGCGGCTGGGAGGACGCGTGCATGGACGACGTGCACGAGTGCCCGCACTGCCATGGCCACCACGTGCACCAGGACGAGAACGTGCTGGACACCTGGTTCAGCTCCCAGCTGTGGACGTTCGCCACGCAGGGCTGGCCCGAGCACCCCGAGCAGATGGAGGGCCACCACCCCACGAAGGCGCTCGTCACCGCGCGTGACATCATCGCCCTGTGGGTCGCTCGCATGATCATGAGCTCGCTGTACTTCACCAAGGAGATCCCGTTCCACGACGTTGTGATCTACGCCACGATCCTGGCCAAGGACGGCAGCCGCATGTCCAAGTCCAAGGGCAACGGCGTGAACCCCATGGACCTCATCGCCAAGTATGGTGCTGACGCCATGCGATTCAACCTCCTGACGCTCATCACCAACAACCAGGACGTCAAGTTCGACGCCAACATCGACAAGAAGACGAAGGAGCTCATCGACAGCCCGCGCACCGAGCAGGCCAAGAGCTTCGTCACGAAGATCTGGAACGCGAGCCGCTTCGTCCTCATGAACATGGACGGCTACACGCCCGGCCCCGCCAAGGCCGCCACGCCCGAGGACGCCTGGATGCTGTCCCGCCTGGCCAAGATGGTCAAGGACTCCACGAGCCGCCTCGAGGGTTACGAGCTGGGCGACTACGCCCGCGAGCTGCAGAGCTTCTTCTGGGGCGAGGTGTGCGACTGGTACATCGAGCTGTGCAAGGGCCGCCTGCTCGACGGTGAGGGCGAGGAGCGCCTGCAGGTGCAGCGCAACCTCGTCTACGTGCTTGATGCCTCGCTGCGCATGCTGCACCCCGTCATGCCGTTCGTGACGGAGCGCGTGTGGGACGCCATGCCCGCCAGCGAGCTCGACGTCAACACCGAGGGCGGCTATGACGCCCACGACGGCCGCTTCCTCATGATGGCCTCCTGGCCCGAGCCCGACGCCCTGGCCGCGTTCATCGACGACGAGGCGGAGTCCACGTTCGACATCGCCCGTCGCCTCGTGGCCGGCGTCCGCTCCGCGCGCGCCCGCTACAAGCTCTCGCCCAAGACGGAGCTCGAGGTCGTCGTCTCCGCCGACGCTGACGCCGTGGCCAAGCTCACGAGCCAGGCCGAGTTCGTCAAGAGCGTGGGCCGCGTGAGCGAGCTCACGGTGGCCGAGGGCGCCGAGAAGCCCGCCGCCTCCGTCACGCTCGTCGAGTCCGATTTCGAGGCGTTCGTCGTCATGGGCGACCTCGTGGACTTCGCCGCCGAGGGCAAGAAGCTCGAGAAGGACCTCGCCAAGGCCGAGAAGGAGCTTGCGGGCGTGGAGCGCACGCTCGCCAACGAGGGCTTCCTCGCCAAGGCCACGCCCGAGGTCATCGCCTCCAAGCGCGACCGCGCCGCCGAGCTCACCGCCACGGTCGAGCGCCTTCGCGCCCAGCTCGCGGACCTGGCGTAG
- the mscL gene encoding large conductance mechanosensitive channel protein MscL, with amino-acid sequence MASDDKKRGIIAEFAEFINRGNVMDMAVGVIIGGAFTAVVNALVSNVVQPLISFVTGGAPGVPGLSIDLNGSVIDFSAFISAVINFLITAAAVFAIVKGLNQVNRLKELAAEKAGLAKKAEEEAAPAPRVCPFCKQQIADDATRCPYCTSKLEGYKNSAE; translated from the coding sequence ATGGCTTCAGACGACAAGAAGAGGGGCATCATCGCCGAGTTCGCCGAGTTCATCAACAGGGGCAACGTGATGGACATGGCCGTTGGCGTCATCATCGGCGGCGCGTTCACCGCCGTGGTGAACGCCCTGGTGAGCAACGTCGTCCAGCCGCTCATCTCGTTCGTTACGGGAGGTGCCCCCGGCGTGCCGGGCCTTTCCATAGACCTGAACGGCTCGGTCATCGACTTCAGCGCGTTCATCTCGGCCGTCATCAACTTCCTCATCACCGCGGCGGCCGTGTTTGCCATCGTGAAGGGCCTGAACCAGGTGAACCGCCTGAAGGAGCTCGCCGCCGAGAAGGCAGGCCTTGCCAAGAAGGCCGAGGAGGAGGCAGCTCCTGCGCCGCGCGTCTGCCCCTTCTGCAAGCAGCAGATCGCCGACGACGCCACGCGCTGCCCCTACTGCACAAGCAAGCTCGAGGGCTATAAGAACAGCGCCGAGTAG